From one Phocoena sinus isolate mPhoSin1 chromosome 6, mPhoSin1.pri, whole genome shotgun sequence genomic stretch:
- the LOC116755987 gene encoding LOW QUALITY PROTEIN: transmembrane protein 256-like (The sequence of the model RefSeq protein was modified relative to this genomic sequence to represent the inferred CDS: inserted 1 base in 1 codon), translated as MAGPGAAFHRLGALSGAGALGLASYGAHGAQFPDAYGKELFDKTNKHHFLHSAALLGVPXCRKPLWAGLLLASGTTLFCTTFYYQALSGDPSVQTLAPVGGSLLLLGWLALAL; from the exons ATGGCTGGTCCGGGGGCTGCTTTCCACCGCCTGGGCGCCTTGTCCGGAGCTGGGGCCTTAGGCTTGGCCTCCTACGGGGCGCACGGAGCCCAGTTTCCGGATGCTTACGGGAAGGAGCTCTTTGACAAGACCAACAAACACCACTTCTTACACAGCGCAGCCCTGTTAGGGGTGC TGTGCAGAAAGCCCCTCTGGGCCGGATTACTGCTAGCTTCTGGAACTACCTTATTCTGCACCACGTTTTACTACCAGGCTCTGAGTGGAGACCCCAGCGTCCAGACTTTGGCCCCTGTGGGAGGGAGCCTGCTACTATTGGGCTGGCTTGCCTTGGCTCTTTGA